One genomic window of Hymenobacter sp. J193 includes the following:
- a CDS encoding C40 family peptidase has translation MVKRPSSPATVSRNMATVIEAARSYQGTPYKYGGTTRLGMDCSGLLFVSFGAIEVQIPRSSNEQALWGDPVRPQDLRAGDLVFFGASPGSGTITHVGLVTEASAESVQFIHSSSSLGVIENSLESDYYLSRFIKAVRPKI, from the coding sequence GTGGTGAAGCGCCCCAGCTCCCCGGCCACCGTCAGCCGCAATATGGCCACGGTTATTGAAGCAGCCCGCTCCTACCAGGGCACTCCCTATAAGTATGGTGGCACCACGCGCCTGGGAATGGACTGCTCCGGACTGCTCTTTGTCTCCTTTGGGGCTATTGAGGTACAAATTCCCCGATCTTCAAACGAACAGGCCCTATGGGGCGACCCTGTGCGGCCCCAGGATCTGCGCGCCGGAGATTTAGTATTTTTTGGAGCTTCCCCTGGCAGCGGCACGATTACCCACGTGGGTTTGGTAACGGAAGCCTCGGCTGAGAGTGTGCAGTTCATTCACTCCTCTTCCTCGCTCGGCGTAATCGAAAACAGCTTGGAATCCGACTATTACCTGAGTCGTTTTATTAAGGCGGTACGCCCGAAAATCTAA
- a CDS encoding TonB-dependent receptor has translation MKNLGLRHLFLLLLTLLSAHVGWSQGTTTAAMNGTITDKAGAGLPGATVIAVHTPTNTQYVAPTNSEGRFNIQNMRVGGPYTVRVTFIGYQEAAREGLFLTLGQNQRLDINLSEQTQQLAGVTVTGQQDLVINSGRTGAATSVQREQIQRLPTLNRSLQDFTRLTPQASGNSIGGTNNRFNNITIDGAVNNDVFGLSNSGTPGGQAGTQPISLDAIDQIQVNVAPYDVKLGNFTGGGINAVTRSGTNDLSASIYGFYRDENTTGKSVTEPRTKAADFTNYQTGVRVGGPIIKDKLFFFANGEISRRREPLAFVPGTSESLFRVTELDTLAMRVRENYNGYDIGSYGAFTRETNSDKIFARLDWNINPTNQLTLRHNFVQAFDDNLSRSSNNIRLGSNAYGFNSTTNSTVLELNSKFGSFGNNLILSYGRIRDNRDVAGRIFPQAQISDRGRTLFVGSERSSVANELDQDIYELTDNLTRTVGKHTFTLGTHNEIFKFRNLFINNLSGRFDFGSIKNYLSGAPSRVRATYSLDPNNPLPAAEFTAAQLGFYAQDEFNVLDNLRLTAGVRLDVPVFADKPGNNALVETTFGSDFRTDNTPNGQLLWAPRLGFNWDVNNDGKVQLRGGSGIFTGRVPFVWISNDFINNGLTLGTIDLRSSATAPLAFETDYTKLSTTYASGAVKTTEINTIGNDFKIPQVWRSNLAADFKLPGDVTFTLEGIYSKTLNDIYYKDINLKAPVSRLTGADSRPVYSSTDRRVNPNFTNVLLLDNTSKGYRYNVTGQLQKVFTSGLNTSVAYTYGESRDINSGTSSTALSNWEFNQIYADPNDPTLSYSTFDLRHRVLATGGYTFKYAAEKLSTTISVVYEGQSGRPFTYLYGQLGRDLNNDGAFSNDLFYIPRNASEISLVPGAGTSDTRTPAQIWADLDYFITQDDYLNSHRGEYAERNGARTPWTHQFDLRIAQNFNFLAGGKKNSLELSLDIINAGNLLSKEWGRQYFVNNNAYELLKVENVDASGRPTFSFPNAFSPITGKAYDVSAFASRWQGQFGVRYSFN, from the coding sequence ATGAAAAATTTAGGTTTACGCCACCTCTTTCTACTGCTGCTGACGCTGCTGTCGGCGCACGTGGGATGGAGCCAGGGTACAACCACCGCAGCCATGAACGGTACGATTACCGACAAGGCTGGCGCTGGTTTGCCGGGTGCTACGGTTATTGCCGTGCACACTCCTACCAACACCCAGTACGTGGCTCCTACCAACTCGGAAGGCCGCTTCAACATCCAGAACATGCGTGTGGGTGGTCCTTACACGGTGCGGGTAACCTTCATCGGCTATCAGGAAGCGGCCCGGGAAGGCCTGTTCCTGACGCTGGGCCAAAACCAGCGCCTGGACATCAACCTGAGCGAGCAGACCCAGCAGCTGGCCGGCGTAACGGTGACGGGCCAGCAGGATCTGGTAATTAATTCCGGCCGTACGGGCGCGGCAACGAGCGTACAGCGTGAGCAGATTCAGCGGCTACCTACCCTCAACCGTTCCCTGCAAGACTTCACGCGCTTAACGCCTCAAGCTTCCGGCAACTCAATTGGTGGCACTAACAACCGCTTCAATAACATCACCATTGACGGCGCAGTTAACAACGACGTATTCGGGTTGTCCAACAGCGGTACTCCTGGTGGCCAAGCTGGTACTCAGCCGATTTCCCTGGACGCAATTGACCAGATTCAGGTAAACGTAGCGCCCTACGACGTGAAGCTGGGCAATTTTACGGGCGGTGGCATTAATGCCGTTACTCGTTCCGGTACCAACGATTTATCTGCTTCGATCTACGGTTTTTACCGGGATGAGAATACGACAGGCAAGAGTGTGACGGAGCCTCGCACAAAGGCGGCAGACTTCACCAACTACCAGACTGGTGTTCGTGTAGGTGGCCCCATCATTAAGGATAAGCTGTTCTTCTTTGCCAATGGCGAAATTTCTCGTCGGCGCGAGCCTCTAGCGTTTGTACCTGGCACCTCAGAATCCCTTTTCCGGGTGACAGAGCTGGATACCCTGGCTATGCGGGTTAGAGAAAACTACAACGGATACGATATTGGCAGCTACGGCGCTTTCACCCGCGAAACCAATAGCGACAAAATTTTTGCTCGTCTGGACTGGAACATCAATCCTACCAACCAGCTGACCCTGCGTCATAACTTTGTGCAGGCTTTCGATGATAACCTGTCCCGCAGCTCCAACAATATCCGGTTGGGCAGCAACGCTTATGGGTTCAACAGTACGACCAACAGCACTGTACTTGAACTTAATAGCAAGTTTGGCAGCTTCGGCAACAACCTGATTCTGAGCTACGGCCGTATTCGCGACAACCGTGATGTAGCTGGCCGGATTTTTCCGCAGGCTCAGATCAGCGACAGAGGCCGGACCCTATTTGTGGGCAGTGAGCGTAGCTCGGTAGCCAATGAGTTGGATCAGGACATCTACGAACTGACCGACAACCTCACGCGCACCGTCGGAAAGCACACCTTCACCTTGGGTACGCACAACGAAATATTCAAATTTCGTAACCTGTTTATCAACAACCTGAGTGGCCGCTTTGACTTTGGTTCGATCAAGAACTACCTGAGCGGAGCCCCTAGCCGCGTACGCGCTACTTATTCGCTTGATCCGAACAACCCCTTGCCAGCGGCCGAGTTTACCGCTGCCCAACTGGGTTTCTACGCACAGGACGAATTTAACGTGTTGGATAATCTGCGCCTTACTGCTGGCGTGCGTCTGGATGTGCCCGTATTTGCGGACAAGCCCGGCAACAATGCGCTTGTGGAAACTACCTTCGGCTCAGACTTCCGCACTGACAACACCCCTAATGGCCAATTGCTGTGGGCTCCTCGCTTGGGCTTCAACTGGGATGTCAACAACGATGGCAAAGTTCAGCTGCGCGGTGGATCGGGCATCTTCACGGGTCGCGTGCCGTTCGTATGGATTTCCAACGACTTCATCAACAACGGCCTCACATTAGGCACGATTGACTTACGCAGCAGCGCAACTGCTCCTCTGGCATTCGAAACCGACTATACCAAGCTGAGCACTACGTATGCCAGTGGTGCTGTGAAGACTACGGAAATCAACACCATCGGCAACGATTTCAAGATTCCGCAAGTATGGCGCTCCAACCTGGCTGCTGATTTCAAGCTGCCTGGTGACGTTACCTTCACGCTGGAAGGTATCTACTCCAAGACCCTGAATGATATCTACTACAAGGATATCAACCTGAAGGCCCCGGTAAGCCGCCTGACTGGCGCTGACAGCCGGCCGGTATATTCCAGCACAGACCGTCGGGTGAACCCGAATTTCACTAACGTGCTCCTGCTGGATAACACGAGCAAAGGGTACCGTTACAACGTAACTGGTCAGCTGCAGAAAGTATTTACCAGCGGCTTGAATACTTCCGTAGCCTACACGTACGGCGAATCACGGGATATTAACAGCGGCACTAGCAGCACGGCCCTTTCCAACTGGGAATTCAACCAGATCTACGCTGATCCTAACGACCCAACGCTCTCCTACTCGACGTTTGATTTGCGCCATCGTGTACTGGCTACGGGTGGTTACACTTTCAAATACGCCGCCGAAAAACTTTCCACCACTATTTCAGTGGTATACGAAGGTCAATCGGGTCGCCCCTTCACCTACCTCTACGGACAGTTGGGACGGGATTTGAACAACGACGGCGCATTCTCTAACGACCTGTTTTATATTCCCCGCAACGCCAGCGAAATTTCCTTAGTACCCGGCGCGGGCACTAGTGACACGCGTACCCCAGCCCAAATCTGGGCCGACCTGGACTACTTCATTACCCAGGACGATTACCTGAACAGCCACCGCGGAGAATATGCCGAGCGCAACGGTGCTCGCACGCCTTGGACTCACCAGTTTGATCTACGAATTGCCCAAAATTTCAATTTCCTGGCTGGTGGTAAGAAGAACTCGCTCGAGCTTTCGCTGGATATCATCAATGCAGGTAACCTGCTCAGCAAAGAGTGGGGCCGTCAGTACTTCGTGAACAACAACGCGTATGAGCTACTTAAGGTGGAGAACGTAGATGCTTCAGGGCGTCCTACCTTCTCTTTCCCAAATGCTTTTTCACCTATCACGGGCAAAGCATACGATGTTAGTGCCTTTGCCTCGCGCTGGCAGGGTCAGTTCGGCGTACGCTATAGCTTCAACTAA
- a CDS encoding DUF1304 domain-containing protein, with the protein MELRYVAYALMGLVILIHLYIVWLEMFAWTTRGPKVFRSVPASLFPPTKAMAANQGLYNGFLAAGLIWALIITDLHWQRNVAFFFLGCVMVAGLYGAATASRRILWVQTVPALLAGAVLWLSA; encoded by the coding sequence ATGGAACTCCGCTACGTGGCGTACGCCCTCATGGGCCTGGTCATCCTGATCCACCTCTACATTGTGTGGCTGGAAATGTTTGCCTGGACAACGCGCGGGCCGAAGGTCTTCCGCTCGGTGCCCGCAAGCCTCTTCCCTCCTACCAAAGCTATGGCGGCCAACCAGGGACTCTACAATGGTTTCCTGGCAGCCGGACTCATCTGGGCGTTGATTATTACCGATCTGCACTGGCAGCGCAACGTAGCCTTCTTTTTTCTGGGTTGCGTGATGGTGGCCGGCCTGTACGGAGCCGCTACAGCTAGTCGCCGCATCCTGTGGGTGCAAACGGTGCCGGCTTTGCTGGCGGGGGCCGTGCTGTGGCTTTCGGCTTAA
- the cysK gene encoding cysteine synthase A translates to MKANSILDTIGNTPLLRLNRLFAHRPDVEVWVKLERANPGGSIKDRIALSMIEQAERDGILTPDSLIVEPTSGNTGVGLAMVAAVKGYKITLVMPESMSIERRRLMAAYGANLELTPREKGMKGAIEKAHEIVRDTPGAWLPMQFENPANLKVHAETTAQEILRDAPEGFDFHITGVGTGGHITAVTEVLKPHFPGMQTFAVEPELSPVISGGAPGPHPIQGIGAGFIPANLHTEVLDGTIQISQQEAFDMTRRAAREEGMFVGVSSGASLAAVAKKLPDMPQGSRVLTFCYDTGERYLSVDGLFV, encoded by the coding sequence ATGAAAGCCAACTCCATTCTCGACACCATCGGCAATACGCCGCTGCTCCGCCTCAACCGCCTGTTTGCGCACCGCCCCGATGTGGAAGTGTGGGTGAAGCTGGAGCGCGCCAACCCCGGCGGCAGCATCAAAGACCGGATTGCCCTGAGCATGATTGAGCAGGCCGAGCGCGACGGTATCCTCACACCCGACTCGCTAATTGTGGAACCTACCTCCGGCAACACTGGTGTGGGACTGGCAATGGTGGCTGCGGTAAAAGGCTACAAGATTACGCTGGTGATGCCCGAGAGCATGAGCATTGAGCGCCGCCGCCTGATGGCCGCCTACGGTGCCAACCTGGAACTGACGCCCCGCGAGAAAGGCATGAAGGGCGCCATCGAGAAAGCCCATGAAATCGTGCGCGACACGCCCGGCGCTTGGCTCCCTATGCAGTTCGAAAACCCCGCCAACCTCAAGGTGCACGCCGAAACCACGGCCCAGGAAATCCTGCGTGATGCCCCCGAGGGCTTCGACTTTCACATTACCGGCGTGGGTACCGGCGGCCACATCACTGCTGTAACGGAGGTACTCAAACCCCATTTCCCCGGTATGCAGACGTTTGCCGTGGAGCCCGAGCTTTCACCCGTCATTAGCGGCGGCGCCCCCGGCCCGCACCCGATTCAGGGTATCGGCGCGGGCTTCATTCCGGCCAACCTGCACACCGAAGTCCTCGACGGCACTATCCAGATCAGCCAGCAGGAAGCCTTTGATATGACGCGCCGGGCCGCCCGTGAGGAAGGTATGTTTGTGGGTGTTTCCTCCGGCGCTTCCTTGGCGGCCGTGGCCAAAAAGTTGCCCGATATGCCCCAGGGCAGCCGCGTGCTCACCTTCTGCTACGATACCGGGGAGCGGTATCTGTCAGTCGACGGCTTGTTTGTATAG